The proteins below come from a single Cylindrospermopsis raciborskii Cr2010 genomic window:
- a CDS encoding TIGR03960 family B12-binding radical SAM protein, which translates to MTVSVKELITPDILKPARYLGNEYLATHKPWEQARVRWVLSYPEVYEVGASNLGHVILYNILNAQRNQLCDRSYLPAPDLGAKLRQTQTPLFAVESKRQLKDFDIIGFSLSYELGATNILEMLDLAGIPLMREQRGGEYPLIFAGGQTATSNPEPYTDFFDFIALGDGEELLPEIGLVIEEGKAGGLSREELLWDLAQIPGVYVPQFYEMTNGQIRALRPDVPQRIIRRVAVPIPAYSIGLVPYMETVHDRLTIEIRRGCTRGCRFCQPGMLTRPARDVEPEKVVEAIVDGMHKTGYNEFSLLSLSCSDYLSLPAVGMEIKNRLKNENITLSLPSQRVDRFDENIANILGGTRQGSLTFAPEAGSQRMRDIINKGLTNEELLRGIKTAWEKGWDKIKLYFMIGLPGETDADILAIAETVRWLQRECRAQDRRSINFNLTVSNFTPKPHTPFQWHSVSTSEFVRKQNLLKQEFRRTRNVKVNFTDVRLSAMEDFIGRGDRTLGKVLKRAWELGAGMDSWYDSVETAFRAWGEAISQAGLNWKYRQVENGEWNVMEMGDDNLINFDSLLEAALPWDHIDTGIDKRWLQEDLKRALAAAIVPDCSFEGCSHCGVCSTDFGHNVVIEPHPIPEFAGDFVPNTTRVQRLRVWFGKQDDMALVGHLDLMRLFDRVIRRAGLPIAFTGGFHPHPRIALASALSLGSTSSGEILDLELTQSMNLEDFRHQLVRQLPSNIPLYQVQEIDLSSPAANQSMVAAEYLLTISTSELIDAQIWQNWIESILARREILSEHRTKSGKQQIINLRDRLFELSLVKLENSSVESEAIVRYLGSCRHDGVILRPEQILFMLEMVTSVKFQLLHIHRNRIVLGTAN; encoded by the coding sequence GTGACTGTTTCAGTAAAAGAACTAATAACACCGGACATTTTAAAACCAGCACGCTACTTAGGGAATGAGTACTTAGCAACACATAAACCCTGGGAACAGGCTAGAGTGAGATGGGTTTTAAGCTACCCAGAAGTGTATGAGGTAGGAGCTTCCAACCTAGGACACGTTATCCTATATAACATCCTCAATGCCCAGCGGAATCAACTGTGTGACCGATCTTACCTCCCCGCGCCCGATCTAGGTGCAAAATTGCGTCAAACCCAAACACCCCTGTTTGCAGTAGAGTCAAAACGCCAGTTAAAAGACTTCGATATTATCGGATTTAGCCTCAGCTATGAACTGGGGGCGACAAATATCCTGGAAATGTTAGATTTAGCGGGAATACCGCTCATGCGGGAACAAAGGGGAGGGGAATACCCCTTAATCTTTGCTGGTGGACAAACAGCAACGTCAAACCCCGAACCTTACACTGACTTTTTTGATTTTATCGCACTGGGTGATGGAGAGGAACTACTACCAGAAATTGGACTGGTGATAGAAGAGGGTAAAGCAGGGGGTCTAAGTCGAGAAGAATTGCTGTGGGATTTAGCACAAATTCCAGGTGTGTATGTGCCACAGTTTTACGAAATGACAAATGGTCAAATAAGAGCTTTGCGACCGGATGTACCGCAAAGAATTATTAGAAGAGTAGCAGTGCCCATACCTGCTTACTCTATAGGTCTAGTGCCATATATGGAAACAGTGCATGATCGGTTAACAATAGAAATTAGAAGAGGTTGTACCCGTGGTTGTAGATTTTGTCAACCAGGGATGTTGACAAGGCCAGCCAGGGATGTGGAGCCAGAAAAAGTGGTAGAAGCCATAGTTGATGGAATGCACAAAACAGGCTATAATGAGTTCTCACTATTATCTTTAAGTTGTTCCGATTATTTATCTCTACCTGCAGTGGGGATGGAAATCAAAAACCGTCTAAAGAATGAAAATATTACCCTGTCTTTACCTTCCCAAAGAGTGGATAGATTCGATGAAAATATTGCTAACATATTAGGAGGGACAAGACAAGGGAGCTTGACCTTCGCACCGGAGGCGGGTAGTCAACGGATGCGCGATATTATTAACAAAGGTCTGACCAACGAAGAGTTATTGCGGGGCATAAAAACAGCTTGGGAAAAAGGTTGGGATAAAATTAAGTTGTACTTTATGATTGGACTGCCAGGGGAAACGGATGCGGATATCCTGGCCATAGCAGAAACCGTCAGATGGTTACAACGAGAATGTCGCGCTCAGGATAGAAGGTCTATCAACTTTAACCTGACAGTCTCTAATTTTACCCCTAAACCTCACACACCTTTTCAGTGGCATTCTGTTTCCACATCAGAATTTGTCCGCAAGCAAAACCTACTCAAACAAGAATTTCGCCGAACCAGGAATGTAAAGGTAAATTTTACCGATGTTCGTCTTTCTGCAATGGAAGACTTTATTGGTAGGGGAGATCGGACTTTAGGGAAGGTTCTCAAACGAGCATGGGAATTGGGTGCAGGAATGGACTCCTGGTATGACAGCGTGGAAACTGCTTTTCGAGCTTGGGGAGAAGCTATCTCTCAAGCAGGACTAAACTGGAAATACCGCCAGGTAGAAAATGGTGAATGGAATGTAATGGAAATGGGAGATGACAATCTCATTAACTTCGATTCCCTGCTGGAAGCAGCTTTACCATGGGATCATATAGATACCGGGATTGATAAAAGGTGGTTACAGGAAGATCTTAAACGGGCTTTAGCTGCGGCGATCGTTCCCGATTGTTCTTTTGAGGGTTGTTCCCATTGCGGTGTCTGTAGCACAGATTTCGGTCACAATGTGGTAATTGAACCCCACCCCATACCAGAGTTCGCAGGCGATTTTGTTCCTAATACCACCAGGGTGCAAAGGTTAAGAGTGTGGTTCGGTAAACAAGATGATATGGCTTTGGTCGGTCACTTGGATTTGATGCGGTTATTTGATAGGGTAATTAGAAGAGCGGGTTTACCAATTGCTTTTACTGGAGGATTTCATCCCCACCCCCGCATTGCTCTAGCAAGTGCTTTGTCTTTGGGTAGCACCAGCAGTGGGGAAATTTTGGACCTGGAATTAACCCAATCCATGAATTTAGAAGACTTTCGTCACCAATTGGTACGCCAACTTCCCTCCAATATCCCCCTATATCAAGTCCAAGAAATAGACTTGTCATCACCTGCTGCTAATCAATCTATGGTAGCAGCTGAATACCTGCTCACCATTTCTACTTCAGAACTGATTGACGCACAAATATGGCAAAATTGGATAGAATCCATACTAGCTAGAAGAGAGATTTTGTCAGAACATCGGACAAAGTCCGGGAAGCAGCAAATCATAAATCTGCGCGATCGCCTGTTTGAGTTAAGTCTAGTCAAATTAGAAAACTCATCAGTGGAATCTGAAGCCATAGTGCGTTATTTGGGTAGCTGTCGTCATGATGGTGTGATCTTGCGTCCTGAGCAAATATTGTTTATGCTGGAGATGGTAACCAGTGTAAAATTTCAACTTTTGCATATCCACCGCAATCGGATAGTTTTGGGAACCGCAAATTAG
- the pheA gene encoding prephenate dehydratase has product MNIGYLGPPGTYSEQAASFYLNWIKGNQEFKGEVILRPCPTIAKALQAVTVQEVNLAVVPVENSIEGSVSMTMDNLWQLENLQIKQALVLPINHCLISCATKLEDIEIVYSHPQALAQCQGWLGKFLPQANLSATSSTTQALEKLGKSPTTAAISSEKAAQMYDLPILSDRINDYPDNCTRFWVVAPESGGGSSSSSSTHTSLAFSVPANIPGALVKVLQVFADLGINLSRIESRPTKRSLGEYLFFLDIEASVFSSLMTTALKNISINVEILKIFGSYTVLTVDSDKIK; this is encoded by the coding sequence ATGAACATTGGGTATTTAGGACCACCGGGCACTTATTCGGAACAAGCAGCTTCGTTTTATTTAAACTGGATTAAGGGAAATCAAGAATTTAAGGGAGAAGTCATTCTACGTCCATGTCCAACTATAGCTAAAGCACTACAGGCTGTAACAGTTCAAGAAGTTAATTTGGCAGTGGTTCCCGTGGAAAATTCCATTGAGGGAAGTGTAAGTATGACTATGGATAATTTATGGCAGTTGGAAAATTTACAGATTAAACAAGCTTTAGTGCTGCCAATTAACCATTGTTTAATTTCCTGTGCTACCAAATTAGAAGATATTGAAATAGTTTATTCCCATCCTCAAGCATTAGCACAATGTCAAGGGTGGTTAGGGAAATTTCTCCCCCAAGCAAATTTAAGTGCAACTAGTTCCACCACTCAAGCTTTGGAAAAGCTGGGTAAATCACCAACAACAGCAGCTATTTCCTCGGAGAAAGCAGCTCAAATGTATGATTTACCCATATTGAGTGACAGAATTAATGACTATCCTGACAACTGTACGAGATTTTGGGTGGTAGCACCAGAAAGTGGGGGGGGAAGTTCTTCAAGTTCATCAACCCACACATCCTTAGCATTTAGTGTCCCGGCCAATATTCCCGGTGCATTAGTTAAAGTATTACAAGTATTTGCGGATTTAGGAATTAATTTGAGCCGAATTGAATCTCGTCCTACCAAACGCTCTTTGGGGGAATACCTGTTTTTTCTCGATATAGAAGCCAGTGTTTTCTCATCGTTAATGACTACTGCTCTAAAAAATATAAGTATTAATGTTGAAATATTAAAAATATTTGGTAGTTATACAGTCTTAACAGTTGATTCAGATAAAATCAAATAA
- a CDS encoding ribonuclease HII — protein MESNWQELSDHWNQEGWIAGVDEVGRGALFGPVVAAAVILPNSALSILVESKIKDSKQLSVSRRHYLAQQVAQLAVEWKIGYATTAEIDRLNILQATLLAMKRAVLKLKSQPSLCLVDGNQFIRDLLIEQQTIIQGDRRSLNIAAASIMAKVWRDDLVVRLGKKYDMYDLHRNKGYGSRKHLLALQKYGPSPLHRRSFSPCQVRGDINFKSQL, from the coding sequence ATGGAATCAAATTGGCAGGAATTGTCTGACCACTGGAACCAGGAAGGGTGGATTGCTGGTGTGGATGAGGTGGGGCGCGGAGCTTTATTTGGGCCCGTAGTCGCTGCTGCAGTTATCTTGCCAAACTCCGCTTTATCAATACTGGTTGAATCTAAAATTAAGGATAGTAAGCAGCTATCTGTTTCTCGTAGACATTACCTAGCACAGCAAGTCGCCCAATTAGCTGTGGAATGGAAAATCGGTTATGCTACCACTGCGGAAATTGATAGGTTAAATATTTTGCAAGCTACTCTGTTGGCAATGAAACGGGCTGTCCTCAAACTCAAGTCCCAGCCCTCTCTTTGTCTTGTGGATGGTAATCAATTTATTCGTGATTTACTAATAGAGCAGCAAACTATTATACAGGGTGACAGGCGATCGCTCAACATAGCAGCTGCCAGTATTATGGCTAAAGTGTGGCGGGATGATTTAGTGGTGCGATTAGGCAAGAAGTATGATATGTATGATTTACACCGTAATAAGGGGTATGGGAGTAGGAAACACTTATTAGCTTTACAAAAGTATGGGCCGTCTCCCCTGCATCGACGGAGTTTTAGTCCCTGTCAGGTGAGGGGAGATATCAACTTTAAAAGTCAACTTTGA
- a CDS encoding DUF1997 domain-containing protein yields MATKFTASQSVTIAVPKQSIPIQHYLRQPHRLVNTMVDNSRVQHISEEVFRLKMRPLTFMSLNIQPIVDMRVWADANGTIYLCSQGCEIRGFEYVNQRFALNLKGYLSPHHDADHTRLEGKADLEVLVDIPYPFSLTPKAILETSGNGLLKSVLLTIKQRISHHLLADYRSWVSSQMEINQTTNDNTDISILKVDF; encoded by the coding sequence ATGGCTACTAAGTTCACTGCTTCCCAATCGGTTACAATTGCTGTTCCTAAACAGTCCATCCCCATTCAGCACTACTTACGTCAGCCCCATCGCTTAGTCAATACTATGGTTGATAACAGTAGAGTTCAACATATCTCCGAAGAAGTGTTTCGTCTTAAAATGCGTCCTTTAACTTTCATGTCATTAAATATCCAACCTATAGTAGATATGAGAGTTTGGGCGGATGCCAACGGAACCATATATCTATGTTCACAAGGATGTGAAATCCGGGGTTTTGAATATGTTAACCAGCGGTTTGCTCTGAATTTAAAGGGGTATCTCTCCCCTCACCATGATGCTGATCATACCCGATTAGAAGGTAAAGCGGATCTAGAAGTTTTGGTGGATATTCCTTACCCCTTTTCCCTAACTCCCAAGGCGATTTTGGAAACCTCTGGTAATGGTCTGCTCAAGAGTGTTCTACTCACAATTAAACAACGAATATCCCACCATCTTCTTGCTGATTACCGTTCCTGGGTAAGTTCACAAATGGAAATCAATCAGACAACTAATGATAACACCGATATCTCTATCCTCAAAGTTGACTTTTAA
- a CDS encoding Rne/Rng family ribonuclease, whose protein sequence is MPKQIIIAEQHQIAAVFSEDQIQELVVATGHHQIGDIYLGVVENVLPGIDAAFVNIGDPERNGFIHVTDLGPLKIKRSSAAITELLTPQQKVLVQVMKEPTGTKGPRLTGNITMPGRYVVLMPYGKGVNLSRRIKSESERNRLRALAILIKPAGMGILVRTEAEGKPEEAIIEDLELLQKQWEVIQQEAASTRAPSLLNRDDDFIQRVLRDMYGADVNRIVVDSSTGLRRVKQYLQNWSGGQTPQGVLLDHHRDRSPILEYFRINAAIREALRPRVDLPSGGYIIIEPTEALTVIDVNSGSFTRSATARETVLWTNCEAATEIARQLRLRNIAGVIVVDFIDMESRRDQLQVLEHFNKTLKADKARPQIAQLTELGLVELTRKRQGQNIYELFGESCPTCGGLGHIVHLPGEVENRMPIPAAEAPEKFTPAQPREIRTPVVRAPEIRENREIFDSFGEAFDTDSEVGNLVNHPSYQELGDHKRRTRTRRSRIGGANLKEESRPEVSGFGGEMDLEADTEITPMVDIPSLLSESLLVKESPNAPSFGRVGWTERPERTKVKIEPIKPVIEPPRIVEVEMTNQEQDMFALMGISPGVKLETEAKTPKSVIYNIMQPGEITSDAGEFNMDSMLEEKPKLEFPKVKLPTSKIPLEEFSRPQMAIESPTEELLGNIGFEPLSEDEESNYSPTRRRRRRPSAQE, encoded by the coding sequence ATGCCAAAACAAATTATTATCGCAGAACAGCATCAAATTGCTGCCGTATTTTCCGAAGATCAAATACAAGAACTAGTTGTAGCAACTGGTCATCACCAGATTGGTGATATCTATTTAGGGGTTGTGGAGAATGTATTACCGGGTATAGACGCAGCTTTTGTGAATATCGGTGATCCAGAACGTAACGGATTTATCCATGTGACCGATCTAGGTCCATTAAAGATTAAACGTAGTTCCGCAGCAATTACGGAGTTACTGACACCACAACAGAAAGTGTTAGTACAAGTAATGAAGGAACCTACAGGAACAAAAGGTCCCAGACTAACCGGTAATATTACTATGCCGGGACGTTATGTAGTTCTCATGCCCTATGGAAAGGGTGTAAACCTATCCAGACGGATTAAGAGCGAAAGTGAACGGAACCGTCTTCGCGCTCTAGCTATACTCATCAAACCTGCTGGTATGGGCATATTAGTGCGAACAGAGGCAGAAGGTAAACCAGAGGAAGCTATAATTGAAGACTTAGAATTGCTACAAAAGCAATGGGAAGTCATTCAGCAGGAAGCAGCATCCACGAGAGCGCCATCTTTATTAAATCGAGATGACGACTTCATTCAGAGGGTACTGCGGGATATGTATGGTGCGGACGTAAACCGTATTGTAGTGGATTCCAGTACAGGGTTAAGAAGAGTTAAACAATATTTACAAAATTGGAGTGGAGGACAGACACCCCAGGGTGTACTACTGGATCATCATCGTGACAGGTCACCGATTTTAGAATATTTTCGCATTAATGCTGCTATTAGAGAAGCATTACGTCCTAGGGTAGATTTGCCCTCTGGGGGTTACATTATCATTGAACCGACGGAAGCACTAACAGTAATTGATGTGAACTCGGGTTCTTTTACCCGCTCTGCAACAGCTAGAGAAACCGTGCTGTGGACAAACTGCGAAGCAGCAACGGAAATAGCGCGTCAACTGAGACTGAGAAATATTGCTGGCGTAATTGTAGTAGATTTCATCGACATGGAATCAAGACGCGACCAACTGCAAGTTTTAGAGCACTTTAATAAGACCCTGAAAGCAGATAAAGCTCGTCCTCAAATTGCCCAACTAACAGAATTAGGTCTAGTAGAACTGACGCGTAAACGTCAAGGTCAAAATATTTATGAACTGTTTGGTGAAAGCTGTCCCACTTGTGGTGGTTTAGGACACATCGTCCATCTACCAGGGGAGGTAGAAAACCGCATGCCCATACCCGCTGCGGAAGCGCCAGAAAAGTTTACCCCAGCCCAACCTAGGGAAATTAGAACCCCAGTAGTGCGTGCCCCAGAAATTAGAGAAAATCGGGAGATATTTGATAGCTTTGGTGAAGCGTTTGACACCGATTCTGAAGTTGGTAATCTAGTCAACCATCCCAGCTATCAAGAGTTGGGAGATCACAAACGTCGTACTCGCACCCGTCGCAGTCGCATTGGTGGTGCTAACCTCAAAGAGGAAAGCAGACCAGAGGTTTCTGGATTTGGTGGCGAGATGGATTTGGAAGCTGACACAGAAATCACTCCCATGGTCGACATACCCTCCCTGCTATCAGAAAGTCTGTTGGTAAAAGAATCTCCCAACGCACCAAGCTTTGGTAGGGTGGGATGGACTGAAAGACCAGAGAGAACTAAAGTCAAAATAGAACCAATTAAACCAGTGATAGAGCCACCCCGAATCGTTGAGGTGGAAATGACGAACCAGGAACAGGATATGTTTGCCTTGATGGGAATTTCTCCCGGTGTTAAATTAGAGACGGAGGCAAAAACTCCCAAGTCAGTAATTTATAATATTATGCAACCAGGGGAAATTACATCTGATGCAGGTGAGTTTAATATGGATTCTATGCTTGAGGAAAAGCCTAAATTGGAATTTCCTAAGGTCAAACTTCCTACATCAAAAATCCCTTTAGAGGAATTTTCTCGCCCCCAAATGGCAATTGAGTCCCCCACGGAGGAATTATTGGGCAATATAGGTTTTGAACCTCTATCAGAGGACGAAGAATCTAACTATTCTCCTACCCGTCGTCGTCGTCGTCGTCCCTCCGCTCAAGAGTAA
- the clpS gene encoding ATP-dependent Clp protease adapter ClpS, protein MSVETIEKPSTTRKLAPRYRVLLHNDDYNSMEYVVQVLLSTIPSLTQPQAISIMMEAHSHGLALVISCALEHAEFYCESLNNYGLTSTIEPDD, encoded by the coding sequence GTGTCAGTCGAAACCATTGAAAAACCCTCCACAACCCGCAAGCTGGCGCCCCGTTATCGCGTTTTGCTGCACAATGACGACTATAATTCCATGGAGTATGTCGTTCAGGTACTCCTTTCCACCATACCTAGTCTTACCCAACCTCAAGCTATTTCCATTATGATGGAAGCCCATAGTCATGGTTTAGCTTTAGTTATAAGCTGCGCTTTGGAGCATGCTGAATTTTATTGTGAAAGTTTAAATAATTATGGTCTTACTAGCACCATTGAACCCGATGATTAG